DNA from Coffea arabica cultivar ET-39 chromosome 10c, Coffea Arabica ET-39 HiFi, whole genome shotgun sequence:
TCAGCCTCTCTTTTTTGCTCTTTCATCAGTCCACAATCGCCACCAGAAATCATCCTCTGACCTTTTCCCTTTGTCTAGTTTTTGTTCGTTGATTTCACTCTTCCCTCTTCCCCTTGCTCTCGACTCAACTCTCtcagttttctctctttcttaccCTAGCCTTTTCTCATAGCCaaaacttttttccttttcagccGTCAACctcaccctctctctctctatctctcctcTCCTCCTGCCGGCTGCCTTTCTttatctatttatatgggagccaAACCAACCCTAAACACCCAGCCACTTCTTCTGTATTTGTAGCCAAGGGCTGCCCGAagcccttccttgcaagctgcaaaaaacgcagcttgcaagtcgcgtatcattctttttttttttttctttttaaacttaaataacaaaattgaaaataataaaaattaaaaacaaaacaatttaattaacattagaaacaacaaaatgcaaatccaattttccttttttttcattttccattttcatcgtttttctcgtttttctctttttcctttttttttcttcaagaaaacatggaattcaaatcaaaacaactaaagcatattttttaaatgctttttctttttcccgagaaattctatgctaaagcttaaaaataaaataataaaataaaataaaaactaaaaaactaaaaacactcaaaatttggtgtctacaccaccaatacagacttttaagatcttggtacatcttattatttcctgggtgcaccgtatacctagagCGGTGAGATTCTTCAAAAATCTCCCTCTTTAACTCCTCATCCCTAGGTGCAACGACATGATTTCGGAACTTCAAGATTCCATCAGGGCTTAGGTTAAAGTTAGGTAACTCCCCTTTCTTCACCTTTTCCACCCACTTTTGCACTATTGGATCCTTTACTTGGCCCTCTTTGATCCGCTCCATCAATGCCGACTTCacctcaatatttccaaaaatcaccttcttTGGTTCCAAACGAGGTCTCCACTCACAGACATCTTCTAACAGGCTCCACTCTCTCGCTATGgaacttgctagttgagcctttcggcttaaagcatctgctacaacgttggcctttccaggatggtagttaattgtacagtcataatcttctaagaactcTACCTACCGACGTTGTCTTAGATTTAGCTCATTCTGAGAGAAcagatacttaaggctctttTGATCCGTATAAACCTCGAATGTTACACCATAGAGATAATGTCGCCATTTCTTCGAAGTGAACACTACAGCTGcaagctccaagtcatgggtcggataattctgCTCATGAGGTTTTAATTTCCGAGATGCGtaggcaatcacattcctattcTGCATCAGCACGCACCCTAGCCCCTCTTTGGAAGCATCGGTGTAAACCGTGTAACTATCACTCCCACTGGGCAGAGCTAAAACTGGAGCCATAGTCAATTGTTTCTTTAGCTCTTGAAAACTACTCTCGCACTTAAcatcccaaatatactttccttgtttcttggtcaAGTTAGTCAAGGGTCCCGCAATTCTCGAaaaattctttataaatcggcGATAGTATCCTGCTAGGCCTAGGAAACTTCGCACCTCTGGGAAATTTTCTGGCCGCTTCCATTTGGCTACGGCTTCCACTTTTGCCGGGTCTACAGTAAGgccatcttttgaaattatgtCACCTAGAAACGCCAcattttccaaccaaaattcacacttactgaacTTAGCGAACAgttggtgctctcttagggtttgcagcACTATCTGCAAATAttgttcatgctcctccctTGACTTTGAATACACtaagatatcatcaatgaataccactacaaacctatccaagtaaggtttgaacactcgatgcatcagatccatgaatgccgctggggcattggttaagccaaaaggcattactgcgaactcaaaatgcccatatcgagtgttaaatGCTGTTTTCggcacatcctcctttctaattttcaattgatagtacccttgtcgcaggtccaacttagaaaacaccacagccccttgtaactgatcaaacaactcatcgatgtggggcaaaggatatttatttttaatagttATTGCAATCAGCCCTCGATAATCAATACATAACCTTAAACTtccgtccttctttttaacaaataacactggagctccccacggtGACTCGCTCTCATGTATGAACCCCCGTTCTAGCAAGTCTTGCAATTGCACCTTTAACTCCTTAAGCTCAGCAGGGGCCATACGATAAGGGGTTTTTGAAATAGGAGTAGTTCCAGGTACTAGgtcaaccttaaattcaattTCCCTTTCGGGTGGCAGAGACTCCAACTTCTCCAGAAATACGTCCGGGTATTCACTGATTACTGGCATGTCTTCCAACTTAATCTTTTCTCCCGAAGTGTTAATCAGGAAAGCTAAGTAACCGTGTGCCCCACGACTAAAcaatttcctagcccttatTCCCGAAATAAGCACAGAAGAGGCTATCATACCCCTCACGTCTAACTTTAGAGTTGCCTCCCTcggtatacaaaattcaaccacTTTCATCCTACAGTCTACCCGAGCATGATAatgagctagccaatccatacctagaataacatcgtaccccttaatggctagactaATGAGGTCAACTACCAATTTTCGTTCACCAATCCAAATATCACAATTCCTATACACCTCATTCGCAAGCAAAATTTGATTACCCGTAGGTGTTCTtacctctaagtcataaggtaaccTTTCAACTTTCGAatcaattccaagcataaatgcaggattaacaaaagagtgagtagcaccggggtctatcaaaattttggctaaccggtgaaaaatagggattgtaccttctacTACCTCCGTTGGTTCAGGCACGGTTTGTTGATCCAGCGAATATACTCTGGCCAGTACCCTCGACCTGGTCCCTCCAGCATTGGTCGGCTTTGGATTTGACCTAGCAGTTGACTGGGTATCACTAATCAACGGGCAGTTCCTTATTTGCTGGTCTACACTTCCGCATCTTAGGCACTTCCGAGCCTTTCTCCAGCACTCATCCTCTGTGTGGTTTGGTTTCCCACAATATCCACACGTTACTCGGGGAGTGGAGGTTTAGCCTCCCTGGGAAATACCTCTACCTTGACCCCTACCACTTTGGCCTCCCCTCTGGGCACCACCTCTCggagcacttcccctaaatgtGCTCGAAAACCGTCCACCTCCAGCCCCACGACCGGATTTAGCAGGTGGCATGCTCCGATCACCTCGCACTGACCCCTTGGGTTCCACTAGGCGCCCCTTTCCGTTTAGCGTGGAAATTCCTCACGtgtgccctagcagtctctatccgTTGGGCCTCTTCCAGTACCTCCGTAAACATATTAATTTGAGCtgccgctaaggcttcttgtaactccacaTTTAGTCCTTGCACAAATCTCCGTACttttctttgctccgtagctattaGTTccggagcaaatttggacaactttgtaaactgagtctcatactcggTTACACTCATCGTTCCCTGGCGAAGTTTAATCAAATCGTCCTCTCgcttctcctggacgatgggtagaagatatttctcgttaaactcccATACAAAGTTTAAGCAGGTCCATGCAGTcgcctctctctcccacttggccctcactacgttccaccaagccctagctggcccctcaaattggaaaacaGCAAATTGGACTTGCCTCTCCTCTgtatagtttagggcagcaaaaatatttatcatggcctccagccatttctcggccCCATCCGGGTCTAGTCCTCCAAAGAACTTGGGTAGCGAGAATTTCTGGAATCTCTCTAAAGCTCTATCTTGTCCATTATcagggtccctaggttgatttacaggggcttg
Protein-coding regions in this window:
- the LOC140015870 gene encoding uncharacterized protein, which gives rise to MDWLAHYHARVDCRMKVVEFCIPREATLKLDVRGMIASSVLISGIRARKLFSRGAHGYLAFLINTSGEKIKLEDMPVISEYPDVFLEKLESLPPEREIEFKVDLVPGTTPISKTPYRMAPAELKELKVQLQDLLERGFIHESESPWGAPVLFVKKKDGSLRLCDIISKDGLTVDPAKVEAVAKWKRPENFPEVRSFLGLAGYYRRFIKNFSRIAGPLTNLTKKQGKYIWDVKCESSFQELKKQLTMAPVLALPSGSDSYTVYTDASKEGLGCVLMQNRNVIAYASRKLKPHEQNYPTHDLELAAVVFTSKKWRHYLYGVTFEVYTDQKSLKYLFSQNELNLRQRRRKAQLASSIAREWSLLEDVCEWRPRLEPKKVIFGNIEVKSALMERIKEGQVKDPIVQKWVEKVKKGELPNFNLSPDGILKFRNHVVAPRDEELKREIFEESHRSRLDNMSQEGNMPEPSETDMSLKLVLQALHKQVERHEVVMTQISDRLAAIEMRGTGDTYNRASSVQSADHDADDECFFIRAD